From one Desulfonatronovibrio magnus genomic stretch:
- the metX gene encoding homoserine O-acetyltransferase MetX, producing MSLVCEFGNKSVGLVTTEKVTFQGDDYVLNLDCGQRLHPVTIAYETYGELNPDKNNAILVCHALTGDAHAAGYHTGVEGEKPGWWDMLIGPGKCLDTDRYFIICSNFLGGCKGTTGPTSINPATGKPYGLDFPFYTVRDMVQVQQWLVSHLNIKSLLAVIGGSLGGMQVLQWAIQFPEMVHGALPIATTARMSPQSIAFNAVARQAIMSDPQWNFGLYEPQSPPASGLALARMIGHITYLSQDAMLRKFSRRFIQGNTRGYKFEADFEVESYLHYQGSSFVKRFDANTYLFITKAMDYFDLEADYGSLKAAFEKCQSSFLVISFTSDWLFPPECSQELVKAIRMAGKHVSYCNVGSDQGHDAFLLPGNRMGEVVSGFLTRLESEIRR from the coding sequence ATGTCCCTCGTTTGCGAGTTTGGAAATAAATCGGTAGGCTTGGTCACCACTGAGAAGGTAACTTTTCAGGGCGATGATTATGTTCTTAATCTTGATTGCGGACAGAGACTGCATCCAGTCACAATTGCCTATGAGACATACGGTGAGTTGAACCCGGATAAAAATAATGCCATACTTGTCTGCCATGCCTTGACAGGAGATGCACACGCTGCAGGATATCACACTGGTGTTGAAGGTGAAAAACCCGGATGGTGGGATATGCTTATCGGACCGGGCAAATGTCTTGATACAGATCGATATTTTATTATCTGCAGCAACTTTCTGGGGGGCTGCAAAGGCACCACAGGTCCGACCTCCATAAACCCAGCCACAGGAAAGCCCTACGGACTTGATTTTCCTTTTTACACTGTCAGGGATATGGTCCAGGTCCAGCAGTGGCTTGTCAGCCATCTCAACATAAAGAGCCTTCTCGCTGTCATTGGCGGATCCCTGGGCGGGATGCAGGTACTGCAATGGGCCATCCAGTTTCCGGAAATGGTGCACGGTGCTCTGCCCATTGCCACCACAGCCAGAATGTCACCGCAAAGCATTGCTTTTAACGCAGTTGCCAGGCAGGCCATTATGAGTGATCCTCAATGGAATTTTGGTCTTTATGAACCACAAAGCCCACCTGCCTCTGGCCTCGCTTTGGCCAGGATGATCGGCCATATTACCTATCTGTCTCAGGATGCCATGCTGCGCAAGTTTTCCAGACGCTTCATTCAGGGCAACACCAGGGGTTATAAATTTGAAGCAGACTTTGAAGTAGAGAGCTATCTGCACTACCAGGGAAGCTCTTTTGTAAAGCGCTTTGATGCCAATACTTATCTGTTTATCACCAAAGCCATGGATTATTTTGATCTCGAAGCTGATTATGGCAGTCTTAAAGCTGCTTTTGAAAAATGCCAGAGCTCATTTCTGGTAATTTCCTTTACCAGCGACTGGCTTTTCCCGCCTGAATGCTCTCAAGAGCTGGTCAAAGCCATTCGTATGGCTGGTAAACATGTTTCCTACTGCAATGTTGGCAGTGATCAGGGCCACGACGCTTTTCTGCTGCCAGGCAACAGAATGGGTGAGGTTGTGTCAGGCTTTCTCACCAGACTCGAAAGTGAGATCCGAAGATGA
- a CDS encoding O-acetylhomoserine aminocarboxypropyltransferase/cysteine synthase family protein — MSVKDKGFMTRCLHAGHNPDKDTGSRAVPIYQTTSYMFQDSDHAARLFALQEPGYIYSRIMNPTTDVLEKRLAALHNAPGALAVASGMSAVFYAVTAITSAGQNIVSGSNLYGGTHTLFAHTLKRFGIEVRFVDSSNVENFSRAADSNTRLFFTETIGNPKCNIDDFVGISRRAEKIGVPFIVDNTLVPPPLFNPFAWGAHIAVYSLTKMLGGHGNSIGGAIVESGEFDWRSSGKFPEMTGPDESYHNLNVWEHIGCGSQDSSECSIFTTKIRIGLLRDTGAALAPMNSFLILQGLETLPLRAKLHCENALTIAQFLEGHYAVTWVNYAGLPSHPNNWRCQSMFLKGCGAVFGFGVKGGLKAAKKFVESVELCSHLANILDARTLVIHPAGTTHQQLSKEEQIQAGVTEDMIRISVGLENIEDLLDDIDQALEKSQTV; from the coding sequence ATGAGTGTCAAGGATAAGGGTTTTATGACCAGATGTCTGCATGCTGGACATAACCCGGACAAAGATACCGGATCCAGGGCTGTGCCCATTTACCAGACAACAAGCTATATGTTTCAGGACTCAGACCATGCGGCCAGGCTGTTCGCCCTGCAGGAGCCGGGATACATATATTCCAGGATCATGAACCCTACAACAGATGTGCTGGAAAAAAGGCTGGCAGCCCTGCACAACGCTCCAGGAGCTCTGGCAGTTGCCTCTGGAATGTCTGCTGTTTTCTATGCAGTTACAGCCATTACTTCTGCGGGCCAGAACATTGTTTCCGGCAGCAACCTTTACGGTGGTACGCATACCCTTTTTGCACATACCCTGAAAAGATTTGGGATTGAAGTCAGGTTTGTGGATTCTTCTAATGTTGAGAATTTTTCCCGGGCCGCAGACAGTAACACCCGTCTTTTTTTTACTGAGACCATTGGCAACCCCAAATGCAATATTGACGATTTTGTGGGAATATCCCGCAGGGCTGAAAAGATTGGAGTACCTTTTATTGTAGATAACACCCTGGTGCCTCCTCCCCTGTTCAATCCCTTTGCCTGGGGAGCTCATATAGCAGTATATTCACTGACTAAGATGCTTGGGGGGCACGGCAACAGTATTGGTGGAGCCATAGTGGAAAGTGGTGAGTTTGACTGGCGCAGCTCTGGTAAATTTCCTGAAATGACTGGGCCTGATGAGTCGTACCATAATCTTAATGTATGGGAGCACATAGGATGCGGCAGCCAGGACAGCTCTGAATGTTCAATTTTTACCACCAAAATTAGAATCGGTCTTTTGCGGGATACTGGAGCTGCACTGGCACCCATGAACAGTTTTCTGATTCTGCAGGGATTGGAAACTCTGCCCCTTCGAGCAAAACTTCACTGCGAAAACGCCCTGACAATAGCTCAGTTCCTTGAAGGTCACTATGCAGTAACATGGGTCAACTATGCCGGACTGCCGTCTCATCCTAATAATTGGAGATGCCAGTCCATGTTTCTTAAGGGGTGCGGCGCTGTATTTGGTTTTGGAGTAAAAGGCGGACTTAAGGCTGCAAAGAAATTTGTTGAATCTGTAGAGCTTTGTTCTCATCTCGCCAATATACTGGATGCCAGGACCCTGGTCATACATCCGGCAGGCACAACTCATCAGCAACTGTCTAAGGAAGAACAGATCCAGGCGGGTGTTACTGAAGACATGATCAGGATTTCCGTTGGGCTGGAAAATATTGAAGATCTTTTAGATGATATTGATCAGGCCCTGGAAAAGTCGCAAACAGTTTAG
- a CDS encoding phosphate-starvation-inducible PsiE family protein, producing MDEERPLKPSKKDDELKFCIGSGNYDPEYPVLKFLKLIIRYAVVVLAITMTLVIIWGVGDVIWVLVNRLQEPPYMLLSISDILATFGAFIAVLIAIEIFVNITLYLDGKIIHVKLVLATALMAIARKVIIFDYEKLGPEYVWATAAVIFALVVGYWLVDE from the coding sequence ATGGACGAAGAAAGGCCCCTGAAACCCTCAAAAAAGGATGACGAACTAAAATTTTGTATTGGCTCAGGTAATTATGATCCTGAATATCCAGTATTGAAATTTCTTAAACTAATCATCCGCTATGCTGTAGTGGTTTTGGCCATTACCATGACTCTGGTCATAATATGGGGGGTGGGCGATGTTATCTGGGTTCTGGTAAACAGACTGCAGGAACCTCCGTACATGCTTCTCAGCATAAGTGATATCCTGGCAACCTTTGGTGCTTTTATTGCCGTGCTTATTGCCATAGAAATTTTTGTCAACATCACTCTTTACCTTGACGGCAAGATTATTCATGTCAAGCTTGTTCTGGCTACAGCTCTCATGGCCATTGCCAGAAAGGTTATTATCTTTGATTATGAAAAGCTGGGCCCTGAATATGTCTGGGCCACAGCTGCGGTTATCTTTGCACTTGTTGTGGGGTATTGGCTGGTGGATGAGTGA
- the metW gene encoding methionine biosynthesis protein MetW — MNNDLVDKNINWSASQDRDRYFDQIICSLTRSKSRVLDLGCGKGELLHMLKDLKSIDELGVELDPEQVADCLARGLRVIQSDLMESISDYEPGAFDLIILNQILLSVPSPEKLLKASLQAANQVIVTFPNFAHWRIRLQLMFKGRLPVNRDLPYEWYETPNIRLVTVDDFVLLCRKLKAEIRESHHAGQGPSGKFSKITWQPNLRSSIALFVLSSYHYNDI, encoded by the coding sequence ATGAACAATGATCTTGTGGATAAAAATATTAACTGGTCTGCCAGTCAGGATCGAGACAGGTATTTTGACCAGATCATCTGCAGTCTGACCCGCAGCAAAAGCCGTGTTCTGGACCTTGGATGCGGTAAGGGTGAACTGCTGCACATGCTCAAGGACCTGAAAAGTATTGACGAACTTGGGGTGGAGCTGGATCCTGAACAGGTGGCGGACTGTCTGGCAAGAGGACTCAGGGTGATCCAAAGTGATCTTATGGAAAGCATCAGTGACTACGAGCCTGGAGCATTCGACCTGATCATTCTCAACCAGATTCTACTGAGTGTTCCCAGCCCGGAAAAACTTTTAAAGGCCTCTCTTCAGGCGGCAAATCAGGTGATTGTCACTTTTCCCAACTTTGCTCACTGGAGAATCAGGCTGCAGCTCATGTTTAAGGGACGCTTGCCTGTTAACCGGGATTTACCATATGAATGGTATGAAACCCCAAACATTCGATTAGTTACAGTGGATGATTTTGTTCTGCTGTGCCGTAAACTCAAAGCCGAAATCAGGGAGAGCCATCATGCAGGGCAAGGGCCATCAGGAAAATTCAGCAAAATAACCTGGCAGCCAAACCTTAGAAGTTCCATTGCTCTGTTTGTTTTAAGTTCTTATCACTACAATGACATTTAG
- a CDS encoding formate dehydrogenase accessory sulfurtransferase FdhD, translated as MLSEKCVTSIVTKAGVEEVSEHLLKETPFAVNLNDEPAGSSMVLASNLEEFGVGFLFGRGHLTAEAQILEVKVCPEGRVDVYADVSMNPDEEMIITSGCGATGQIAKRLLKEDFPVLPDFQIDFASLKDLVTGSLSASNLSQQTHCVHGCGFLTSKGFEACYEDVGRHNAVDKVMGAIIMGRFSRTGAIYTTGRLTSDMVLKCARMGIPIVLSRTAPSSLGLEIARKAGITLGAYVRPGRVNVFNAPGRIISG; from the coding sequence ATGCTTAGTGAAAAGTGTGTAACCAGTATTGTTACAAAAGCTGGAGTTGAAGAAGTTTCCGAGCACCTGCTGAAAGAAACACCTTTTGCAGTGAATCTCAATGATGAGCCTGCAGGATCGTCCATGGTTCTGGCTTCAAATCTTGAGGAATTTGGCGTTGGCTTTCTTTTTGGCCGTGGTCATTTGACTGCAGAGGCACAGATTCTGGAAGTAAAAGTCTGCCCGGAAGGCAGGGTCGATGTTTACGCAGATGTAAGCATGAATCCGGATGAAGAGATGATCATAACTTCAGGCTGCGGTGCCACGGGACAGATAGCGAAAAGACTTTTAAAGGAGGATTTTCCTGTTCTGCCTGATTTTCAGATTGATTTTGCCTCCCTGAAAGATCTGGTAACAGGGTCCCTGTCTGCCTCAAACCTGTCACAGCAGACCCATTGTGTCCATGGATGTGGATTTTTGACCAGCAAAGGGTTTGAGGCCTGTTATGAGGATGTTGGCAGGCACAATGCTGTAGACAAAGTGATGGGGGCAATTATAATGGGAAGATTTTCCCGCACAGGCGCAATATATACTACTGGCAGACTGACATCGGATATGGTTCTCAAATGCGCCCGCATGGGCATACCCATTGTCCTCTCGAGAACCGCTCCATCGTCATTGGGTCTTGAAATAGCGAGAAAAGCGGGCATAACTCTTGGAGCCTATGTTCGTCCCGGCAGAGTTAATGTCTTTAATGCACCCGGCAGGATAATCAGTGGCTAA
- a CDS encoding branched-chain amino acid ABC transporter permease, translated as MDLSSFLQYLISGLTVGSTYGLTALGFTIIFNATRVINFAQGEFVMMGGMLSVFFMSALGAGLMPAIVLAITCTTIVGVCMERLTIRPVQGAHVINIIIITIGVSIFIRGMVMLFLGKDTYVLPPFFGQENIIDFFGASIMPQSLWILCITMLVLAGLREFFNKTIFGKAMLACSFEQKAAHLVGISVDRMVMFSFAISALVGSIGGVILTPITMTSYDVGIILGLKGFAACILGGLGNPFGAAAGGLMIGVLEAFGAGYISSAFKDAFAFIILLAILFVKPSGIFGKAEIERV; from the coding sequence ATGGATCTAAGCAGTTTCCTTCAATACCTCATATCCGGATTGACCGTTGGCAGCACATATGGACTGACTGCCCTGGGATTTACCATCATCTTTAATGCCACCAGGGTCATTAACTTTGCTCAAGGTGAGTTTGTTATGATGGGGGGAATGCTTTCGGTCTTTTTTATGAGCGCTCTGGGAGCCGGTCTTATGCCGGCCATTGTTCTGGCCATAACCTGCACCACCATTGTCGGTGTCTGCATGGAGCGCCTGACAATTCGTCCTGTTCAGGGGGCTCATGTAATAAATATCATCATTATCACCATAGGGGTGTCCATTTTCATCCGGGGTATGGTTATGCTGTTCCTCGGTAAAGACACTTATGTCCTGCCGCCCTTTTTCGGACAGGAAAACATTATCGACTTTTTTGGTGCTTCCATAATGCCTCAAAGCCTATGGATTCTGTGCATCACCATGCTGGTTCTGGCAGGTTTGCGGGAGTTTTTTAACAAGACAATTTTCGGAAAAGCCATGCTGGCCTGTTCTTTTGAACAAAAGGCTGCACACCTCGTGGGCATCAGTGTTGACCGCATGGTGATGTTCTCTTTTGCCATTTCGGCTCTGGTAGGTTCCATTGGAGGAGTTATCCTGACTCCCATTACCATGACCTCTTATGATGTAGGCATTATCCTTGGCCTCAAGGGGTTTGCTGCCTGTATCCTGGGAGGACTTGGCAATCCATTCGGCGCTGCAGCTGGAGGTCTGATGATCGGAGTTCTGGAGGCCTTCGGGGCCGGATATATATCTTCGGCCTTTAAAGATGCCTTTGCTTTTATAATTTTGCTGGCCATTCTGTTTGTTAAACCGTCAGGCATTTTCGGCAAAGCCGAAATCGAGAGGGTTTGA
- a CDS encoding aspartate carbamoyltransferase catalytic subunit has translation MNWTHKDLLDIESLSIEEIQHIFHTSSRFIEINSRSIKKVPILKGKSVVLFFAEPSTRTKTSFDMAAKRLSADSFSLATSGSSLKKGESLKDTVLTLQAMKPDVIVMRHNLSGSAGFISKHLKCSVINAGDGWHAHPTQALLDGLTLNQVWHSNFTGKNLLLLGDIAHSRVARSDIKLFTRLGCNVRICAPRTLQPSGVDTWPVKVYNNLIDACKGVDAVISLRLQLERQKAGLLPDIREYASRYCLSRHHLCNAGPDVRVMHPGPINRGIEISSELADSKDSLILDQVESGVAVRMALLFLYCTGNKNEQEIQED, from the coding sequence ATGAACTGGACTCACAAGGACCTTCTGGACATTGAGTCTTTGTCTATCGAAGAAATCCAACATATTTTCCACACTTCATCCAGATTCATTGAGATCAATTCCAGGAGCATCAAAAAAGTTCCCATCCTCAAGGGAAAAAGTGTTGTTCTTTTCTTTGCCGAACCGTCCACCCGCACCAAGACTTCCTTTGACATGGCTGCTAAGAGACTGTCCGCGGACAGCTTTTCTCTTGCTACATCAGGCAGCAGCCTGAAAAAAGGCGAGAGTCTTAAGGATACAGTACTCACCCTGCAGGCCATGAAGCCTGATGTCATTGTCATGCGCCACAACTTAAGCGGGTCAGCCGGCTTTATTTCCAAGCACCTCAAATGCAGCGTCATCAACGCAGGCGATGGATGGCACGCCCACCCTACCCAGGCTCTTCTGGACGGCCTGACCCTTAACCAGGTATGGCACAGCAACTTTACCGGTAAAAACCTGCTTCTTCTCGGCGACATAGCTCACAGCAGAGTGGCAAGATCAGATATCAAACTTTTCACCAGACTGGGATGCAATGTGCGTATCTGCGCTCCGAGAACACTGCAGCCTTCGGGTGTGGATACTTGGCCGGTTAAAGTTTACAACAATCTAATTGATGCTTGCAAGGGGGTTGACGCTGTCATCAGTTTACGCCTCCAGCTTGAACGTCAGAAAGCCGGCCTTTTGCCTGATATCCGGGAATACGCCTCTCGCTATTGTCTGTCACGACACCATCTTTGCAATGCCGGGCCGGATGTTCGAGTCATGCACCCGGGTCCCATTAATCGAGGCATTGAAATATCATCAGAGCTGGCAGACTCAAAAGACAGTCTGATTCTGGATCAAGTTGAATCCGGAGTTGCCGTGCGTATGGCTCTGCTTTTTCTATATTGCACTGGCAACAAAAATGAACAGGAAATTCAGGAGGATTAA
- a CDS encoding ABC transporter substrate-binding protein — MKKCLMFLSILLMMTVGIASAQDSIKIGAVVSVTGAASFLGEPERNTLIMLEDQINADGGILGKKLEIIIYDDETEVNNAVLAADRLIRRDRVQAAIGGTTSGNTLAIMNNFARAQIPLVSMAAAERIVNPINPWIFKTPQSDRHAVTRILNHAREQGHNRIAILTVSDGFGQAGREVLRELVPELGFELVADEIYGPRDTDMTSQLTRIRNLSPDAIICWGTNPGPAVIARNRHQLRLDVPLYMSHGVASRRFIELAGSASEGLLLPLGRLSVADQIPDDHPQKDLLTRYIADYESRFNTPVSSFGGYAWDALMLIKEAIEMGESAESQSIRDNLEKIQGFVGTGGIFNMSPEDHNGLDESSFVMAVIEDQDWVIVSE; from the coding sequence ATGAAAAAATGTCTGATGTTTTTATCGATTTTGCTTATGATGACTGTGGGAATTGCCAGTGCCCAGGACTCAATAAAGATAGGGGCAGTGGTGTCTGTGACCGGAGCTGCATCTTTTCTCGGCGAACCGGAGCGCAACACTCTAATCATGCTTGAAGATCAGATCAATGCCGATGGCGGCATTCTGGGCAAGAAGCTGGAAATTATTATTTATGATGATGAAACAGAGGTCAATAACGCAGTACTTGCCGCAGACAGGCTGATCAGACGCGATCGGGTTCAGGCAGCAATCGGGGGCACAACATCAGGAAATACCCTGGCCATCATGAATAACTTTGCACGGGCACAGATACCTCTGGTGTCCATGGCTGCAGCCGAGCGCATTGTCAATCCCATTAATCCCTGGATATTTAAAACCCCACAATCCGACCGCCATGCCGTGACCAGAATTCTGAATCACGCCAGAGAACAGGGGCATAACCGCATTGCTATTTTGACAGTTTCCGACGGTTTTGGCCAGGCAGGAAGGGAAGTGTTAAGAGAGCTTGTACCTGAATTGGGTTTTGAGCTTGTAGCTGATGAAATTTACGGCCCCAGGGACACTGATATGACTTCCCAGCTGACCAGAATCAGAAACCTGAGTCCGGATGCCATAATCTGCTGGGGAACCAACCCCGGCCCGGCAGTCATTGCTCGCAACAGACACCAGCTCAGGTTGGATGTACCTCTATACATGAGTCATGGAGTTGCTTCGAGGCGTTTTATTGAGCTGGCCGGAAGTGCATCTGAAGGTTTGCTTTTACCCCTTGGCCGTCTGTCTGTAGCTGATCAGATCCCGGATGATCATCCGCAGAAAGACCTGCTTACAAGATATATTGCAGATTATGAGAGCAGATTCAACACCCCTGTGTCCTCTTTTGGAGGTTACGCATGGGATGCATTGATGCTCATAAAAGAGGCTATTGAAATGGGCGAGTCTGCAGAGTCACAATCAATTAGAGACAATCTGGAGAAAATTCAGGGTTTTGTGGGAACTGGCGGCATTTTCAACATGTCTCCTGAGGATCATAACGGCCTTGATGAATCTTCTTTTGTAATGGCTGTTATTGAGGATCAGGACTGGGTGATTGTTTCAGAGTAA
- a CDS encoding dihydroorotase, whose translation MATLKITNVFLNDQSGTLIIKDNTIDSFVQGRMSLDSSDNTFDGKGCTIMPGLIDVHVHLREPGFEYKEDINSGLGAAAGGGFSRVMAMANTAPVNDNSAVTKLMLEKNQVHHPYGPYVHPVGALTRNLQGKELAPLAELKDAGCKAFSNDGLPVQDNELFRRAMEYASDLDMLVIDHCEDSYLAADGVMNEGRLSGYLGLKGIPTTAESMQAARDILLAAYLDTPVHLAHISCEESVELIAWAREKSIPVTAETCPHYLVWDEEAVQGYNTLAKVNPPLRTKKDVLALRHAVKSGVISIIATDHAPHADFEKEVPFAQAPNGISGLDTALSICLQLVRDGVINLSDLCGLMSHNPAQLFGFPVNRFSKGDPADFILVDMEKKWKVTSESMLSKSKNTPCLGQTLQGRVMANYIGGQKVLSRLDHS comes from the coding sequence ATGGCAACTTTAAAGATAACAAATGTTTTCCTGAATGATCAATCCGGCACTCTGATAATTAAAGACAATACCATAGACTCATTTGTTCAGGGCCGGATGAGTTTGGACTCTTCAGATAATACTTTCGACGGTAAAGGGTGTACTATCATGCCTGGCCTCATTGACGTACACGTCCACCTTCGTGAGCCAGGCTTTGAGTATAAGGAAGACATAAATTCAGGCCTTGGCGCGGCAGCTGGTGGAGGGTTCAGCAGGGTTATGGCCATGGCCAATACAGCACCGGTCAATGACAACTCAGCAGTCACTAAGCTGATGCTGGAAAAAAATCAGGTCCATCATCCTTACGGGCCTTATGTGCATCCTGTGGGCGCTCTGACCAGAAATCTCCAGGGCAAAGAGCTTGCTCCACTGGCAGAACTCAAGGATGCCGGATGCAAAGCCTTTTCCAATGACGGTCTGCCGGTTCAGGATAACGAGCTTTTCCGCAGGGCCATGGAATACGCTTCCGACTTAGATATGCTGGTCATCGACCATTGTGAAGATTCTTATCTTGCTGCAGACGGAGTAATGAACGAGGGCAGGCTGTCAGGATATCTCGGGCTAAAGGGCATACCCACAACTGCTGAAAGTATGCAGGCCGCGCGAGATATTTTGCTTGCAGCTTATCTTGATACACCCGTACATCTTGCTCATATAAGCTGTGAAGAATCTGTCGAGCTCATTGCCTGGGCCAGGGAAAAGTCCATTCCGGTAACCGCTGAAACATGTCCCCATTATCTTGTATGGGACGAAGAAGCTGTTCAGGGCTACAACACCCTGGCAAAGGTTAATCCCCCCCTGCGCACCAAAAAGGACGTTCTGGCCTTGCGTCACGCAGTTAAAAGCGGTGTTATAAGCATCATTGCAACTGATCATGCTCCTCATGCAGACTTTGAAAAGGAAGTACCTTTTGCCCAGGCCCCTAATGGAATATCAGGGTTAGATACAGCTCTAAGCATCTGCCTGCAGCTGGTCAGGGACGGGGTCATCAATCTGTCCGATCTTTGCGGACTGATGTCTCACAATCCTGCCCAACTATTTGGATTTCCTGTAAACAGATTTTCCAAGGGAGATCCTGCTGATTTTATACTGGTTGATATGGAGAAAAAATGGAAGGTCACTTCTGAGAGCATGCTTTCAAAGAGTAAAAATACACCCTGTCTTGGCCAGACATTACAGGGACGGGTTATGGCCAACTATATCGGCGGTCAAAAAGTTCTTTCCAGGCTCGATCATTCCTGA